Genomic segment of Populus nigra chromosome 6, ddPopNigr1.1, whole genome shotgun sequence:
GTAAGAATAtttctaaacatttttttaatttggatagAAGGAAACGCATCTCCAGAAAGCATACTTTGTAAATCCAAGTAAGCGAGTAAAACCTCGACTGTCccatattcttataaaaaatacacgTCCTGACTCGAACTTGAGACCTGTTGGGCAGATCTCAAACCTTTTACCATTACACTATATTTATTGGGACAATATTTCTAAACAAGACAGTAAGAATATTTCTAAGCATTGCTCCTGACCtatctaataatttatattgctggcaactttttttaattgatgcaacttgttcttttatatatatatatatataaaatgtgtgCGTCTCCTCACATTCGTTGAATGTGGCAGTTTGCTGCTTAGTATATTATTATAGAGTTGGgtagtaaattgttttttaaattattttttatttaaaattaaactagaatgatattttttatttatttttatatcggTGCATatccaaaacattaaaaaaataaaaaataaaaataaattctgacAGAAACACGAGAAAAACACTCGACATACAGTGATTTAGCTGGGTGTATTAAAATGTAATATCCAAGTTTGGATGCCATGTGGTGCCATCTACTATTAGTTTGCTTGTTTTTATCCGGAAAAGGGAAGAAAGTCAATAAACAGAAAAGTAGCATATTCTAGAAGCTACgaaattcttaaaataataaagcgATAAATCTTCAGCAAGGCTTTCCATGCCCTTGTCCATCCTCcgccttttaaaaatatttataaaaaaattattattttttattttaaattattattttttttgctaatatcaaaaatatttttcaaataaaaaatacttttaaaaaatattcaccaaacttaaaaaaataaaaaaatcaccccGTAATCAGTGACATGATCAGGCTGAATTTCGTTTAGAAATTTGGCTTCTAACTTGTTGTTAAAGATTGAACTCGGAAGATGCCTTGCCAGCCATTTGAATAGGAATAGCAAGCAAAGCCACTTGAACTGATCAATAATGCCGTTTGAATTAGCATTAAATGCTTCCGTTGAGCGCCCAAGAAGCAGCTTTGGTCAAACTATCTTgtcatcgtcatcgtcatcgGCATCGCCCTCCTTCAACATCTTCCCAGACATTAAAACAACTTATTTTGGAGGGAGCgtagaaaaaattattcacaTATCAAATTCCGcccatgtattatttttattctatatctacaggaataaaataaaaaaataaattgatctttatatatatttcttgattgaagatgaaatatttaaaatatctcattacaaatataaaattatattaataaaaattaactaataaaataataccacGTGACATCAtcgaaaaaaaacttgaaaatctcTACAAACCTTTATAAACTAAGAGTTCCctcgtagaaaaaaaaaattaaagatacaaaatcttcttcatgaTAAGCATCACAAACGAGAAATATACATTAAaagtttttaagtatttttcatttatatttaaaatctaaaaagaacaaaactctgttaaattaaacttaaataCTTCACAAGAATTCTTTAATAacacttcaaaaataaattaaatgtactTTTTAAAGCATCAAATGATCATCAAATCTCGCTTAGCAAtatacatttaaatttatactataaatcacaaattttaacttgagttaatAGATAAATCAAGTCactagatattaattttttttaaaaaaatcatatgattaaTTAGTATTCACAcagatattttaaataaaaattacatacaatcatgattttaataaaaacaaatatttcgaGGGAGTCAAGAGTTTTTTCCCCTTGAATTTGACACATTGTTGGCTGCAATAGGAGACCTggcttttaattattattattttttcaaagatatGTAGTCCTGTACGTACTTTAcactctttgattttttttcaatctcttctCCTTTGAATCATGGATCCATCTCTGGATTGTACTATTATTGTTACGATCATCTTTAGACGTAGTTCTCACagcttaatttataaaatgttatttaatctttattgCTCGCAGTGATACCTGACAACCTAGTACAGTGCATCATCGCCGACAACGAGAGCACTGCGTATGTCGGAAATCACCACCATATTTTTACGAGGTTCCACCCTCGATCTTGAATCTAACCACAGAGGCACATCAagtgaaaaaaaccatatgCACGTATAAAACAAGAGAAACCATCTCAAGAtttattataaagagggggaaAAAACCCATACACTTCTAAATCGAGCTAGCTAGACATTAATTTTACTATAGGAATCTAGCTAAATTAATCAGAGATGAATAATATTCCCAGCAACGAGCCATTCTACCAAATGGAACGTAGCCAACCCCATTGACGTTGGTATACTCAGAGCAACAAGACCAGCCATGCCCAACGCCAAGCTTGGCCTGGTTCTAATCAACACTGATTGCAAGTACCCAACTGCCTCGCAAATGTCTGAATTGTAACTGCCACGGTAATATCTCTTCTCCCATTCCATCCAGTCAGATGAGACCTCGTAAATCCTCTCGGCTATCTTCATCTCCTGAACGCGCATCCTAAGAACAATCATGTCTTCGTCGATCAATTTATCACTATAATCATCCCTTCTCAGTGCTGAGATCTTGGCAGAACGTCTCTTATTTGTGCCAAGACATGTTTTTGAAGGTGCTGCTTGGTGGAAGGATCTGTCACAAAATGGTTGTGAAGCTAGGAGAGGTGATGAAGGAGATTTTAGCATGGCTGTTATCATTGTTTTGGAAGTGAATACTTGATTTTCCAAGTTTTCTGAAAATGGGTTATATCAAAaaggaaatttttgaaaagaatgaATCTTGAAGCGTGATGCCCTGCATCGGCAGGGCACATATATATAGAAGTGTGCACGAAACGTGAAATTAATGAAAACGTGATTTTACTCAAATGGCAATTGGCCACTTGGACGGCCGATGTATGTGCACCTCCAAATTCCAGGAAAGAAGAAAGTCTCTCTCAAGATTTTGCGATGTCTGTATGCTACGTGGCGGCGGCCTATTACactagttattttttctttctttccagaGAATGAAGCAAAgcgtgtgcgtgtgtgtgtgtgtgtgtgtgtgatcctctaataataataataaaaataataatagaaggcTGCGACGATGACATCATCAAGTGGAATTTGCTTGCATGTTTCTAGAAATttaacttcatttttctttgaatttatgtAAGCACGTGCAAAAAGCGAAAAAGATCGGATTAAATCAATTGACTGAGCTATGAATATTTATCAAGAGAAGAGAATTTTTTCAGAGGTAAGAATTAAGAAAACTGTGGGTGCAATTAATGTATTTGTTCCGGATTATAATGACAAATTGAAAAGGTATAAGGACTAAAGTAGAAAGAATGACAAATCAAGGAGGGAAATGAAATTATCTTCATAGTTAAGAAAGAGTCTTCTAACCCGCGTTGTGCCTCCATCATGTCTCcgacttattttttaaagtgaaaaaaaggtATTAGTTAGTGTTATGCATGTATTCTTggacatcatattttttttaagtgagaaATAAATTGCTTTgttagataaaataatttttaataaaatatacaagcaggtaaataaaaaaaagtttgtaacgctaattaaatattaaagtgtAAAGCCAATCTTTCTGGCATATGCAAATATTTAACCCTCAttgtcccttttattttatatattttttcttagaataaaatatttttataaattaattaaaatgtcacatgaatataatttatttatataatctaTTTGAAGcactataaactaaaaaaatatcaaaaatatcaaTTAGTACTTTTAAAAAGGTgaaccaaataattttaaaaaataaatataaaagagggTATTGATtaccattcaaataaaaaatgaatataatgtaaaaaacaataaaaaaagagagacgaatctaattataaaaaacaattataatgggaattgtaaaatataaagacTAAAATGGAAATTATGACAAATGCCTCCCTTCCCTAACATGTAGCCTCGCCCCTGGCAGTTGAAACGGTCTAGTAACAAGCTACCGTCCACATGCATGAATGGTTCTGTCGAAATCACGAATCTAGTTCGGCGTCTGATTAGACTTGCTTTCTTCTAAACTTCATGCTTCTAGGTGcttaattacttaattaaattttctgACACCCAAAATGCTCTAATCAGTATCTAGGCAGCAAAGTCAAATTCCAGTACTGGaaacatcatcatttttttgtcCGAAGGGGAAGACTGCCGcaattatttaattcaaaaatagccACCTCCACCTGTTCTGATACTCCCATTCACAGAAAATGACGTCGCATTGGAACGGGCCGAACGGCCACAAGGGCAGAGACAAGAGGGAGGGGTCGTTGCCATGTACCATCTGACATAAGACTCACCCGAGTAAACACCGCATAATTTTGCACGATCTACTACTAGGTTTTTCCAATTAATCACCAAAGCAACATTCAAATTTACAAGACAGTCTTGATCTCCTAAGGTTTTAGTCATCGGCATATGCACCGATCAAAGCAAATGCCAAACGCTCATTTTCCACCACTGGTCATTGAAAgaagggaggaagaagaaggccTATTTGGATGCCATTGAAATAAAACCATTACATTTACTAATGACATTGCACGTGAGATTTTAGCCGTTTCAGTTTCAGACATGGACTTAATTGTTGTCAGGTTCTACGGAAGCAGCTTGTTAGCTCAGTGAAGGCATGGGACCCTCCTTATTGCACTGGCATCTTCTTTACTTGATACCTGTATCAGATAGATCAATAAATCGTGTTTTATAACatgctattattattaaccCCAAACAATTacaaatccttttcttttaccatCCAAACAATTACAAACCTTCTAAGATAAATGGTCGGATTTCAACAGGTGGTGATTCAAGCTGCTGGTTTGATTCATCTTTTTTGGGTGGAGGAGGATCAAGTTGCTGGAGTTGTTTTACCTCGTCAGGGTCCACAGGTTCAAGTTGTACCTGTGACTGGATTTGTTCACGACACGGTGGCTCAAGCATTTGGTAACTGGGCTTGTTTTTCTCAAGGAGAAGGTACGTGGTGcaatacaaaaacaacaaaattctaCTTTGAGCTACCACAGTATCCTTAATATGTCTTCCACCGAACGAGAGCCGCTCAAGTGCCTGAGAaacaagaagaggaagaaagggTAAATGCTGGGTGCACAAGACGGAAAAAAATGTCAGGCACAGGCACATCCAAATTAGCCATTTTGTCAATTTCATCACTATATTTCAAGTCATTGGCACAGAAAAATACAATTCATAGCaatccttaaaatttgatttaaaacagCTAAAACACTCGAGAAAAGCACAACTTTGGTGGCTTAGTGGATCATTTAAGGTGACAAGTTATAGCTAATAAGGGCTATAGGCACATTTGCTCCAATGCATATCAATGCAGACCTTTCATCAAATTGTGGGCTGAAAgcataaatgaagaaaatattataaaataactaccAAAttcaagagaagagaaagaatataGATAAGAAGCTGATGCCAATTCAATTGGGTCCAACCTGTTTTCCTCGGGAGAACTTGTCAATATACACGACTTCTCATAGAACAAAATAAAGTTGTGATGAAGTTTAAGAGCTTAGATAATGTGCATTACATTAAAGAAGAAATGTATTATAGTGCAAAATATTATATCATTGCTGTATTACCTTCCACCATGACCTGAGCAGCTTAGCTTTTGTTGAAAATCAAGTTCATCTTAATATGTTTTAAGGTTCTAGATTAAACAGGTCAtcctttttcaagatttttctcttttctcaacTACGATAGAGAACTCTCCTATGTTACAAGCAGGAAGACAGAATCAGGGCATCACATTACCTGTTCACCAGTTTCTACATCAATTGAACTTTGATGATCAAACTGAAGACCTCTAAATTCATTGATGCAAAGTCCTTGAAAGGCCCTGACACCATGTGCAGAAACAGTCATACAACAAGGCCAAAATCAACTCGTCCAGTATAAAGGGAGCTAATATAAGAGGACGACTTTCCGTATAAGCATGACATGATTGATTTACCATCTTATCAGGGAAACATTAGGAATCCATCGAAAGATGATTGGTGTATTATCTGCATTGACA
This window contains:
- the LOC133696732 gene encoding uncharacterized protein LOC133696732 — protein: MITAMLKSPSSPLLASQPFCDRSFHQAAPSKTCLGTNKRRSAKISALRRDDYSDKLIDEDMIVLRMRVQEMKIAERIYEVSSDWMEWEKRYYRGSYNSDICEAVGYLQSVLIRTRPSLALGMAGLVALSIPTSMGLATFHLVEWLVAGNIIHL